Proteins encoded within one genomic window of Acinetobacter sp. YWS30-1:
- a CDS encoding EpsG family protein codes for MLPYFLILIFVIFIIVFEKYAVNRKAFLFPFLSLVLFASIRSDEVGADTKNYTLNFNNNFLIDNYSFNDGIELGYKFLEYFILYFTNNYFWLFFISSCIVIFCYLYIFKKFSVNYFISVFTFISFGYYTFFFNGLRQGIAMALSALSLPYLINNNFFKYFLVIFIASFFHKSALILILFYFLVNMRFKFEYKLILILFTSLILSPLVISILSSHYERYSSYSSASENSGGYLTLIFYLLIGLIGYFSLFLSEKDNVTFNKIFQLYFLGVIFIIPIAMIGTSASGPQRLLFYFSWLSCFIIPYFFDKIRGNFAYFTFFALCFIYFYLITTRFSLLVPYSINSVFRIF; via the coding sequence ATGTTACCTTATTTTTTAATATTAATTTTCGTAATTTTTATTATTGTGTTTGAGAAGTATGCCGTAAATAGAAAGGCATTTCTATTTCCGTTTTTATCTCTTGTACTTTTTGCTAGTATTAGGTCTGATGAAGTAGGGGCTGACACAAAAAATTATACTTTAAATTTTAACAATAATTTCCTTATTGATAATTATAGTTTTAATGATGGGATTGAGTTGGGTTATAAATTTCTTGAATACTTTATATTGTACTTTACTAACAATTATTTTTGGCTATTTTTTATTTCCTCTTGTATCGTTATATTTTGTTATTTATATATTTTTAAGAAGTTTAGTGTAAATTATTTTATATCAGTTTTTACTTTTATTTCTTTTGGTTACTATACATTTTTTTTTAATGGGTTGAGGCAGGGTATAGCTATGGCATTGTCTGCTTTATCTTTACCATATTTAATTAATAATAATTTTTTTAAATACTTTTTGGTAATATTTATTGCTAGTTTTTTTCATAAGTCAGCATTGATTTTAATATTATTTTACTTCTTAGTAAATATGAGATTTAAGTTTGAGTATAAGTTAATTTTAATATTATTTACTTCTTTAATATTGAGCCCATTAGTTATAAGTATTTTATCTTCTCATTACGAGAGATATTCTTCTTATTCTTCTGCATCTGAAAATTCAGGTGGTTACTTAACTTTAATATTTTATTTATTAATAGGCTTAATTGGGTATTTTTCTTTATTTTTAAGCGAGAAAGATAATGTTACATTCAATAAAATATTTCAGTTGTACTTTCTAGGTGTCATATTTATTATACCTATTGCGATGATAGGTACTTCTGCCTCAGGCCCTCAAAGATTACTATTTTATTTTTCTTGGTTATCTTGCTTTATAATCCCATATTTCTTTGATAAAATACGTGGTAATTTTGCATATTTTACTTTTTTTGCATTGTGCTTTATTTATTTTTATTTAATCACTACCCGATTTTCTTTATTGGTTCCATATAGTATTAATAGTGTTTTTAGGATATTTTGA
- a CDS encoding glycosyltransferase: MKILMIIPSLSAGGAERVLSSLANDWIARNMCEIEMVVFTNVEDFYEINENIKIHRFNYTSFSKFKYFELLKLIYRLRRKILEINPDICFSFLRESNILTLISSMGLKNKIVISERDSPLTILPFHYNILRKKLYPLATGIIAQTTEYKEFIDNEINISKSIVIPNPVRSIEVSEVKREKIIINVGRLIPEKGHEYLLESFALCKKKKDWHLVLVGDGYLREKLEKKVRQLNLLQQVTFVGKSKEVDNWLCRSSIFAFSSISEGFPNALAEAMSASLPCVSFNCITGPSDLIFDGVNGFLVEVKNIQKFSERLDLLMENDELRINLGKRAKLFSENLDFKCISNQYFDYISKV; encoded by the coding sequence ATGAAAATTTTAATGATTATACCTTCACTTAGTGCAGGAGGGGCAGAGCGTGTCTTATCAAGTCTTGCTAATGATTGGATAGCTAGAAATATGTGTGAAATAGAGATGGTGGTTTTTACTAATGTAGAAGATTTCTACGAAATTAATGAAAATATTAAAATACATCGATTTAATTATACAAGTTTTTCTAAATTCAAATACTTTGAACTATTAAAGCTAATTTATAGGCTTAGGAGAAAAATACTAGAGATAAATCCTGATATTTGTTTCAGTTTTTTAAGAGAAAGTAATATTTTAACTCTAATTTCTTCAATGGGGTTAAAAAACAAAATAGTTATTTCTGAGAGAGATAGTCCCTTAACTATACTGCCTTTTCATTATAATATATTAAGGAAAAAACTGTATCCTTTGGCGACTGGAATTATTGCTCAGACTACGGAATACAAAGAGTTTATTGATAATGAAATAAATATTAGTAAATCAATTGTAATACCTAATCCTGTAAGATCTATCGAAGTTTCAGAAGTAAAAAGAGAAAAAATAATAATAAATGTAGGTAGATTAATTCCAGAAAAAGGACATGAATATTTATTAGAATCTTTTGCACTTTGTAAGAAAAAGAAAGATTGGCATTTAGTTTTAGTCGGAGATGGTTATTTACGTGAGAAACTTGAAAAAAAAGTAAGACAATTAAACTTATTGCAGCAAGTGACATTTGTTGGAAAATCTAAAGAAGTTGATAATTGGTTATGTCGCTCTTCAATATTTGCTTTTAGCTCAATTTCTGAAGGATTTCCTAATGCCTTAGCTGAAGCAATGTCCGCCTCTCTACCATGTGTAAGTTTTAATTGTATAACTGGTCCCAGTGATTTAATTTTTGATGGAGTTAATGGTTTTCTTGTAGAGGTAAAAAATATTCAAAAATTTTCCGAACGTTTAGATTTATTGATGGAAAATGATGAATTAAGGATAAATTTAGGAAAGAGGGCTAAGTTGTTTTCAGAAAACCTTGATTTCAAGTGTATATCTAATCAATATTTTGACTACATTTCCAAAGTTTAA
- a CDS encoding flippase encodes MRNRIKALKNRLSANKDGKALASNFGYLMIMQIAGYIFPLLTIPYLARVIGVDGFGKIAFAAAVIVWFQTITDWGFSYTATRDVARNRGNLEKISEIFSNVLWAKSLLALISFIILFILTEFIPYLKDNQTLLFITFMLVPAKILFADWFFQAIEKMKFITIFDLISKAIFTACIFLFIKEKSDFILQPLFLSLGSILVGIVSFYLILFKWKVKIIAPKGKEIILTINNSKDVFINNIVPNLYNSFSSVLLGFWGGNIANGLLDAGSKFANIAQQFINILSRVFFPFLSRRSDKHSIYEKINILITMISAILLIILAPFIIKIFFTPEFYDATLVLQIIAFSLIFQGLISTYGLNYMIIQGYEKSLRNITIVSSIIGFIVCFPLIYFYSFLGAAITITLTRAILGLSIMFKAKYIQRGISVK; translated from the coding sequence ATGCGAAATAGAATTAAGGCGCTTAAAAATCGTTTAAGTGCTAATAAAGATGGTAAAGCTTTAGCCAGTAACTTTGGTTATCTGATGATAATGCAAATTGCTGGCTATATCTTTCCATTACTCACTATTCCTTATTTGGCTCGAGTAATAGGGGTGGACGGGTTTGGTAAAATAGCTTTTGCAGCAGCCGTAATAGTCTGGTTTCAGACTATTACTGATTGGGGATTTAGTTATACGGCGACCCGTGATGTCGCGCGTAATAGAGGTAATTTAGAAAAAATTTCTGAAATTTTTTCTAATGTACTTTGGGCTAAAAGTTTACTTGCTTTAATTTCTTTCATTATACTTTTTATTCTTACTGAATTTATTCCTTATTTAAAGGATAATCAGACATTATTATTCATTACATTTATGCTTGTGCCAGCTAAAATTTTATTTGCTGACTGGTTTTTTCAAGCTATAGAAAAAATGAAGTTTATTACAATTTTTGATTTAATTTCTAAAGCAATTTTTACAGCATGTATTTTTTTATTTATTAAAGAAAAATCTGACTTCATTTTGCAACCTTTGTTTTTAAGTCTAGGCTCAATATTAGTAGGTATAGTTTCATTTTACCTAATTTTATTTAAATGGAAAGTTAAGATAATAGCCCCTAAAGGTAAAGAAATAATACTAACTATAAATAATAGTAAAGATGTTTTTATAAATAATATTGTGCCAAATCTTTATAATAGTTTTTCATCAGTACTTCTTGGCTTCTGGGGAGGGAATATAGCCAACGGTTTATTAGATGCGGGTAGTAAGTTTGCTAATATTGCTCAACAGTTCATTAATATATTATCGCGAGTTTTTTTTCCATTTTTATCGAGAAGATCAGATAAACATAGTATCTATGAAAAAATCAATATTTTAATTACAATGATATCTGCTATTTTATTAATTATTCTAGCGCCTTTTATTATCAAAATATTTTTTACTCCTGAATTTTACGATGCAACACTTGTTTTACAAATTATAGCATTTTCTTTAATTTTCCAAGGACTGATTAGTACTTATGGGCTCAATTATATGATTATTCAGGGTTATGAGAAATCTCTAAGAAACATTACTATAGTAAGTTCGATTATTGGATTTATAGTATGTTTTCCACTAATTTATTTTTATAGTTTTTTGGGTGCAGCTATTACAATTACATTAACTAGGGCTATTTTGGGATTATCTATTATGTTTAAAGCTAAATATATTCAAAGAGGTATTTCAGTAAAATGA
- a CDS encoding NAD-dependent epimerase/dehydratase family protein, giving the protein MSQYQTVCEQLQQAPKTWLITGVAGFIGSNLLETLLKLNQNVVGLDNFATGHQHNLDEVQNLVSAEQWANFKFYEGDIRNLEDCQKACANVDYVLHQAALGSVPRSIADPITTNAANITGFLNMLTAARDAEVKSFTYAASSSTYGDHPALPKVEENIGNPLSPYAVTKYVNELYADVFARTYGLKTIGLRYFNVFGKRQDPNGAYAAVIPKWTAAMIAGDDVFINGDGETSRDFCFIENTVQANILAATTQNEEAKNQVYNVAVGDRTTLNDLFNAIKVALNENGMEYNKQPVYREFRVGDVRHSQASVEKIKSLLGYQPQFVITQGIDQAMPWYINFSK; this is encoded by the coding sequence ATGAGCCAATATCAAACTGTATGCGAGCAATTACAACAAGCACCAAAAACCTGGTTAATTACCGGTGTAGCAGGCTTTATTGGCTCAAATTTACTGGAAACCCTGTTAAAGCTGAACCAAAATGTGGTGGGTCTGGATAATTTTGCTACAGGTCACCAACATAATTTGGACGAAGTACAAAACCTGGTTAGTGCAGAGCAATGGGCAAACTTTAAGTTCTATGAGGGGGATATTCGTAACCTAGAAGATTGTCAAAAAGCCTGTGCAAATGTGGACTATGTATTGCACCAAGCAGCTTTGGGTTCTGTGCCACGTTCTATTGCTGACCCGATCACCACTAATGCGGCCAATATTACTGGCTTTTTAAATATGCTGACGGCTGCACGAGATGCAGAAGTCAAAAGTTTTACCTATGCCGCCAGCAGTTCAACTTATGGTGACCATCCGGCACTGCCAAAAGTGGAAGAAAATATTGGTAACCCACTTTCACCTTATGCGGTAACCAAATATGTAAATGAGTTGTATGCCGATGTATTTGCAAGGACTTATGGTTTGAAGACAATTGGTTTACGTTATTTTAATGTGTTTGGAAAACGCCAAGACCCGAACGGTGCTTATGCTGCAGTAATTCCTAAATGGACTGCTGCCATGATTGCAGGTGATGATGTTTTTATTAATGGTGATGGTGAAACCAGTCGAGATTTTTGTTTTATTGAAAATACCGTTCAAGCCAATATTTTAGCTGCTACCACACAAAATGAGGAAGCGAAAAACCAAGTTTACAATGTGGCAGTGGGGGATCGTACTACGCTCAATGATTTGTTTAATGCCATTAAAGTTGCGTTAAATGAAAATGGTATGGAGTATAATAAGCAGCCAGTATACCGTGAATTCCGTGTGGGAGATGTTCGACACTCACAAGCGAGTGTTGAAAAGATTAAAAGCTTATTAGGTTATCAGCCACAATTTGTCATTACACAAGGGATTGATCAAGCCATGCCTTGGTATATCAATTTCAGTAAGTAA
- the tviB gene encoding Vi polysaccharide biosynthesis UDP-N-acetylglucosamine C-6 dehydrogenase TviB — protein sequence MLQLSELKIAVIGLGYVGLPLAVEFGKKLPVVGFDIHQKRIQELQSGQDHTLEVSPEELKQATHLSYSANLDDLSSCNFFIVTVPTPIDEFKQPDLTPLIKASTSIGKVLKKGDVVVYESTVYPGATEEACIPVLEQVSGLKFNQDFFAGYSPERINPGDKLHRVTNILKITSGSTPEVAEFVDQVYNLVIEAGTHKATSIKVAEAAKVIENTQRDVNIALINELAVIFNKMGIDTEAVLQAAGTKWNFLPFRPGLVGGHCIGVDPYYLTHKAQSIGYHPEIILAGRRLNDGMGAYVVTQLVKAMIKKKIQVEGAKVLVLGLSFKENCPDIRNTKIIDIVNELTEYNIAADVYDPWVDASEAQHEYGITPVANLEQDQYDAVILAVAHDHFKAMGAEALRALGKSAHILYDLKYVLDQSESDLRL from the coding sequence ATGCTACAACTCTCTGAGCTAAAAATTGCCGTTATTGGTTTAGGCTATGTCGGTTTACCTTTGGCAGTTGAATTCGGAAAAAAATTGCCAGTGGTGGGTTTTGATATTCATCAAAAACGCATACAAGAATTACAAAGTGGACAAGATCATACTTTAGAAGTGTCGCCAGAAGAACTTAAACAAGCGACACATTTAAGTTACTCAGCTAATTTAGATGATTTGAGTAGCTGCAATTTTTTTATTGTGACTGTTCCAACCCCAATTGATGAATTTAAACAACCTGATTTAACCCCACTTATTAAAGCCTCTACCAGTATAGGGAAAGTGCTTAAAAAAGGCGATGTAGTGGTGTACGAGTCTACAGTATACCCAGGTGCAACTGAAGAAGCTTGTATTCCAGTTTTGGAACAAGTCTCAGGCTTAAAATTTAATCAGGATTTTTTTGCAGGTTATAGCCCGGAACGAATTAATCCGGGGGACAAGTTGCATCGTGTCACCAATATTTTAAAAATTACCTCAGGTTCTACGCCTGAAGTCGCTGAATTTGTCGATCAAGTGTATAACCTGGTGATTGAAGCAGGTACGCATAAAGCAACTAGCATTAAAGTCGCTGAAGCAGCAAAAGTCATTGAAAATACTCAACGTGATGTCAATATTGCCCTCATTAATGAGCTGGCCGTAATCTTTAATAAAATGGGAATTGATACTGAAGCCGTATTGCAGGCTGCAGGTACCAAATGGAATTTCTTGCCATTCCGTCCAGGTTTGGTAGGTGGGCATTGTATTGGTGTTGATCCGTACTATTTAACCCATAAAGCGCAGTCTATCGGTTATCACCCTGAAATTATTCTGGCAGGTCGCCGCTTAAATGACGGTATGGGGGCTTATGTAGTGACCCAGCTGGTCAAGGCGATGATCAAGAAAAAAATTCAGGTCGAAGGTGCCAAGGTTCTGGTTTTAGGCTTAAGTTTTAAAGAAAACTGTCCAGATATTCGAAATACCAAAATTATTGATATTGTCAATGAGCTGACAGAATACAATATTGCTGCCGATGTGTATGATCCATGGGTAGATGCAAGCGAAGCTCAACATGAATATGGAATTACTCCAGTCGCAAATCTGGAACAGGATCAGTATGATGCTGTGATTCTGGCCGTTGCCCATGATCATTTTAAAGCTATGGGTGCTGAAGCATTACGTGCCTTGGGCAAGTCAGCACATATTTTATATGACCTGAAATATGTACTGGATCAATCTGAATCTGACCTTCGTCTGTAA
- a CDS encoding polysaccharide biosynthesis/export family protein, whose amino-acid sequence MRHFQLAILLACGIATTGCAVTSGLQTYDLPREGVYTTDLGTAVNVIKLTQNSMLAVQPAVHNIQQDYAHLFHTPQRQYTLSSGDILSIYLWAYPEITPPTNTISNEKAVESNGYQIDSQGYIQFPIIGRYKAAGKSLAQVNRELRGQLARYLKTPDVIVRVLSYQGQRYSVQGNVMKGGQFYLNDQPVSVYTALGMAGGVNAQQGDNASMTLVRQGRSYQLNTVELEKAGLSLHNLLIQPNDTLYVNNRENQKIYVMGESGKNQSLPMRDQGMSLSDVLGESLGLNPLSASRSKIYVVRSQPNAAHTEVYHMDLTSIADFGLANQFKMRSNDIVYVDASGLARWQRVVNQIIPFSNALYNLDRLGN is encoded by the coding sequence GTGCGACACTTTCAACTGGCTATTTTATTGGCATGTGGCATTGCCACTACGGGGTGCGCTGTCACCTCTGGTTTACAAACCTACGACTTACCTCGCGAAGGGGTTTACACCACCGACTTGGGTACAGCGGTCAATGTGATTAAACTCACCCAAAACTCAATGCTAGCGGTGCAGCCTGCAGTTCACAATATTCAACAAGACTATGCGCATTTATTCCATACACCACAGCGTCAATACACCTTAAGTTCAGGCGATATTCTTTCTATTTATTTATGGGCATATCCTGAAATTACCCCACCCACCAATACCATTAGTAACGAAAAAGCCGTTGAGTCAAATGGTTATCAAATTGATTCACAGGGTTATATTCAGTTTCCGATTATCGGGCGTTATAAAGCGGCAGGGAAATCTTTAGCACAAGTGAATCGTGAGTTACGCGGACAGTTAGCACGTTATTTAAAAACGCCAGACGTGATTGTGCGGGTGCTGTCTTACCAAGGGCAGCGATACTCGGTACAAGGCAATGTTATGAAAGGTGGGCAATTCTATTTAAACGATCAACCTGTCAGTGTATATACCGCCTTAGGTATGGCAGGCGGGGTCAATGCCCAACAAGGTGACAATGCTTCTATGACTTTAGTGCGTCAGGGGCGTAGCTATCAACTCAATACCGTAGAGCTGGAAAAAGCAGGCTTGTCATTGCACAACTTACTCATTCAGCCGAATGACACCTTGTATGTCAACAACCGTGAAAACCAAAAAATTTATGTGATGGGTGAGTCGGGTAAAAATCAATCGCTCCCTATGCGTGATCAAGGCATGAGTTTAAGCGATGTATTGGGTGAAAGTCTGGGCTTAAACCCACTGTCTGCAAGCCGTAGTAAAATTTATGTGGTTCGTAGTCAGCCCAATGCAGCACATACCGAAGTCTATCACATGGATTTAACCAGCATTGCCGACTTTGGCCTAGCCAATCAGTTTAAAATGCGCAGCAATGATATTGTCTATGTAGATGCATCAGGCTTGGCCCGCTGGCAACGTGTGGTTAACCAAATTATTCCATTCTCAAATGCTTTATATAACCTAGATCGTTTGGGGAACTAA
- a CDS encoding low molecular weight protein-tyrosine-phosphatase — protein MKINNILVVCIGNICRSPMAEYFLKQQYPHLHIESAGISGLVGHAADDKASLCMQRHGIDMSPHVAKKLNAELIKKADLILVMSQNQQKHIEQTWPFAKGKTFRLGHWQSKNIADPYQHDQTVFDETCRLIQDCITDWKKYI, from the coding sequence ATGAAAATTAATAACATTTTGGTGGTGTGTATCGGCAATATTTGCCGTAGCCCCATGGCAGAATACTTTTTAAAGCAGCAATATCCACACTTACATATTGAATCTGCAGGTATTTCAGGTTTAGTTGGTCATGCAGCCGATGACAAAGCCAGTTTATGTATGCAACGTCACGGCATCGACATGAGTCCACACGTAGCAAAAAAACTCAATGCAGAGCTCATTAAAAAAGCCGACCTAATATTAGTTATGAGCCAGAATCAGCAAAAACATATAGAACAAACCTGGCCTTTTGCTAAAGGTAAAACCTTTAGACTGGGGCATTGGCAAAGTAAAAATATTGCCGATCCTTATCAGCATGATCAAACAGTCTTTGATGAAACTTGTAGATTGATTCAAGACTGCATTACTGACTGGAAAAAATATATTTAA
- a CDS encoding polysaccharide biosynthesis tyrosine autokinase → MSQTANTEDTIDLKELFFSLIAQWKLITICILLSLIAALLYLRITPDTYNVDALVQVEDSKGASAALLGDLSNMIEQKSPAQAEIEILKSRLVLGSVINQLNLDLVISGTEDSIWNRLLKNHNYDIQYTTKSVLFKDNEQSFDVRQFDIPNYFKNKNLLLSFDDNKYNLTDAETNEIIFTAPLNQTSQIQSRYGLWKVAIYSKDPLDSTYNIKKLTLPAAVQRILNNYSVAEKGKMTGVLGLNYQGQDKQHITQVLNAILAAYSQQNIERRSAESAQTLKFLDEQLPELSQQLDQVEREFNQFRQQYNTVDLTKESELYLTQSIALETQKAELELKVAEASARYTEEHPVMEQMNAQLGAINSKIAALGNTLKQLPDLQRRYLQLYREVEVKQQLYTGLLNTYQQLRIAKAGEIGNVRIVDTAVEPIEPIKPKKLQIIILSIFLGGFLGTLLALLRNMMRSGIKDSAQIERELDLPVYATVPRSPLQESRVNLLKKKKSIPILAVKDSSDIAIESLRSMRTAIHFALSNAKNNIIALSGPGPEIGKSFITTNLATILAQSGSRVLVIDGDLRRGYLNKYFNKEVQPGLSELLNHQNSYEDVVQNSQVDNLFFVTRGKSPVNPSELLSTDKFKVFLDQASVSFDYVLIDTPPILAVTDGIIIAQYAGVNLLIARHGKTQIKELEITVTRFEQANVKVNGVILNDVQKGPGNGYGYGYNYAYAYKASKDGD, encoded by the coding sequence ATGAGCCAAACTGCCAATACCGAAGATACTATTGATCTGAAGGAATTATTTTTTTCCTTAATTGCTCAATGGAAACTGATCACGATCTGTATATTATTGAGTTTAATTGCAGCTTTATTATATCTAAGGATCACTCCAGATACCTATAACGTAGATGCCCTGGTACAAGTAGAAGATAGTAAGGGAGCATCAGCAGCTTTATTAGGTGACCTTTCTAATATGATTGAGCAAAAATCTCCGGCTCAAGCTGAAATTGAGATTTTAAAATCGCGTCTTGTGCTTGGCTCAGTGATTAACCAGTTAAACTTGGACCTTGTAATTTCTGGTACTGAAGATTCGATCTGGAATCGATTATTAAAAAATCATAATTATGATATCCAATATACGACAAAATCAGTACTCTTCAAAGATAATGAGCAAAGTTTTGATGTAAGACAGTTTGATATTCCGAACTATTTTAAAAATAAAAATCTATTATTAAGTTTTGATGATAATAAATATAATCTAACTGATGCCGAAACAAATGAAATTATATTTACTGCTCCCTTAAACCAAACCAGTCAAATTCAATCAAGATATGGTCTTTGGAAAGTCGCCATTTATAGCAAAGATCCCTTAGATTCTACTTATAATATTAAAAAGCTGACTTTGCCTGCGGCAGTGCAACGCATACTTAATAATTATTCAGTGGCTGAAAAAGGTAAAATGACGGGTGTACTTGGATTAAATTATCAGGGCCAAGATAAACAGCATATTACCCAAGTACTGAATGCCATCTTAGCAGCTTATAGCCAGCAAAATATTGAACGTCGTTCAGCTGAATCTGCCCAAACATTGAAGTTTCTAGATGAACAACTCCCTGAGTTGAGCCAACAGCTAGATCAGGTAGAACGTGAATTTAACCAGTTCCGTCAACAATATAATACTGTGGACTTAACTAAAGAATCAGAACTGTATTTAACTCAGAGTATCGCTCTAGAAACACAAAAAGCCGAACTTGAACTTAAAGTTGCTGAAGCTTCTGCACGTTATACTGAAGAACATCCAGTAATGGAACAAATGAATGCTCAACTTGGTGCAATTAATAGCAAAATTGCAGCATTGGGTAATACTTTAAAGCAGCTTCCTGATTTACAGCGTCGTTACTTACAACTTTATCGCGAGGTTGAAGTTAAACAACAGTTATATACCGGATTACTTAATACTTATCAACAACTTCGCATCGCTAAAGCCGGTGAAATTGGCAATGTACGTATTGTTGATACTGCCGTAGAACCAATTGAACCGATTAAACCAAAGAAATTACAAATTATAATTTTATCTATTTTCTTAGGCGGTTTTTTAGGAACATTACTTGCTTTATTGCGCAATATGATGCGTTCAGGAATCAAGGATTCAGCACAAATTGAAAGAGAGTTAGATCTGCCTGTATATGCAACAGTTCCTCGATCTCCTCTCCAAGAAAGTCGCGTCAATTTACTGAAAAAGAAAAAGAGCATCCCTATTCTTGCGGTTAAGGATAGTAGTGATATTGCAATTGAAAGCTTACGCAGTATGCGTACTGCAATCCATTTTGCTTTGAGTAATGCCAAAAATAATATTATTGCACTTTCGGGTCCGGGCCCTGAAATTGGTAAATCATTTATTACTACCAACCTAGCAACTATTTTGGCCCAAAGCGGAAGCCGCGTATTAGTGATTGATGGTGATTTACGTCGTGGTTATTTAAATAAATATTTTAATAAAGAAGTACAACCAGGTTTATCCGAACTATTAAATCATCAAAATAGCTATGAAGATGTTGTTCAAAACTCGCAGGTTGATAATTTATTCTTTGTTACTCGAGGTAAAAGTCCAGTAAATCCATCTGAATTACTCAGTACAGATAAGTTTAAAGTTTTTCTTGACCAAGCTTCTGTTAGTTTTGATTACGTATTGATTGATACTCCGCCAATATTAGCCGTAACCGATGGTATCATCATTGCACAATATGCTGGTGTAAATCTATTAATTGCACGTCATGGTAAAACACAAATTAAAGAACTTGAAATTACTGTCACTCGTTTTGAACAGGCTAATGTGAAAGTTAATGGTGTTATTCTGAATGATGTACAAAAAGGGCCAGGTAATGGTTATGGGTACGGATATAACTATGCGTATGCTTATAAGGCTTCAAAAGATGGTGATTAA
- a CDS encoding transposase family protein → MKFKDIQKLSDVKFRRLTGVSWATFNLMLAELNKHLPCHIGKGRPHKLPLEDRLLLCIEYWREYRTFFHLGMSYGVSETSAIRITRVIEDTLIRSGKFNLPKQLPNRDEVDWEVVVIDATEILVQRPKKTEEMV, encoded by the coding sequence ATGAAATTCAAAGATATTCAAAAATTATCAGACGTTAAATTTCGTAGGCTTACCGGTGTTAGTTGGGCTACATTTAACCTCATGTTGGCCGAGCTAAATAAGCATTTACCTTGTCATATTGGTAAAGGACGACCGCATAAATTACCGTTGGAAGATCGTTTGCTCTTATGTATAGAATATTGGAGAGAATATCGAACATTTTTTCATCTTGGTATGAGTTACGGTGTATCTGAAACGAGTGCAATTCGTATCACACGTGTTATTGAAGATACCTTAATCCGTTCTGGAAAATTTAACTTGCCAAAACAACTTCCTAATCGAGATGAAGTGGATTGGGAAGTTGTTGTGATTGATGCAACTGAAATATTAGTTCAACGTCCAAAAAAAACAGAAGAAATGGTATAG
- a CDS encoding IS982 family transposase: MFNSTELFCVIDDFFLKFEATYWNFLKQSRRFSRVRTAHLSISEITFIAIWYKYSHFTNFKAFFTWLKQDKNHLFKSLPCYQRMIHLINRHQLALHALHVALMKGQGTQYLWIDSTTLPVCKNQRIQRHKSLVQIASRGRSSMGWFYGCKLHIVMNQFGEIACSALSNGHLADIKMVERLVKEMEAKLYGDRGYISQELKSRLKEQGIDLITYHRKNMQAIQLSESDKYHLKQRNKIETLFSLLKGQYNLVTSKARSVHGFLGGIYASLCAYQLIHKNKPTIQIMKSSA; the protein is encoded by the coding sequence ATGTTTAATAGTACCGAATTATTTTGCGTAATTGATGATTTCTTTCTTAAATTTGAAGCAACCTACTGGAATTTCCTTAAACAAAGTCGTCGTTTCTCCAGAGTCCGAACCGCTCACTTGAGTATCTCAGAAATCACTTTTATCGCGATCTGGTATAAATATTCTCATTTCACTAATTTCAAAGCATTTTTCACATGGTTGAAACAGGATAAAAATCATTTATTTAAAAGCTTACCCTGTTACCAACGGATGATTCATCTGATTAATAGACATCAATTAGCTCTACACGCTTTACATGTGGCGCTAATGAAAGGCCAAGGTACACAATATTTATGGATTGATTCAACAACTCTGCCAGTTTGTAAAAATCAACGTATTCAACGCCATAAATCATTAGTCCAAATTGCATCACGTGGTAGAAGCTCAATGGGCTGGTTTTATGGCTGTAAATTACATATTGTGATGAATCAATTTGGTGAAATTGCTTGTTCTGCTTTATCCAATGGACATTTGGCTGATATCAAAATGGTTGAGAGACTCGTTAAAGAGATGGAAGCAAAGTTGTATGGAGATCGTGGCTATATTAGCCAAGAACTGAAGAGTAGGTTGAAAGAGCAAGGTATTGATTTAATTACCTATCATCGAAAAAATATGCAGGCTATACAACTTTCTGAGTCAGATAAATATCACTTAAAACAGCGCAATAAGATAGAGACTTTATTCAGTTTATTGAAAGGTCAGTACAATTTAGTGACAAGCAAAGCACGTAGTGTTCATGGATTTCTAGGAGGGATTTACGCGTCCTTGTGTGCATATCAACTGATCCATAAAAATAAGCCAACAATTCAAATTATGAAGTCATCGGCTTAA